CCGCGGCGGAAGTCGGCGATCGGCTCGGCGCGAGCGAACGCGAGCGTCGTCTCGCCGTCGTAGGCGACGGCCCGCCCGCCGACGCTCCGTTCGACCGGCGGGAACCCTCGCTCGCGTACAGCCTTGCGGGCCCGGTCGTACCCGTCGAGTCGGCTGTCCCGTCGCCCGAACGCGACCTGGCGGTGGGGGATCCAGACGCGAACGGCGGGCTCGCCGTCCGCGGCGACCTCGAGCAGGCGGGCGCTCACCTCACGGTCGGTTTCGATCGTCCCCGCACGGCCCCGGAATACGCGCATACGCGGAGCGTTCGGGTCGATGCACCTAAACGCTCTCGCTGCGGAGTCGAACGCGAAACGTATCGATGGCCGTCTCCCTGCCCGAATCACTGCTCGTCCGGTACGAACGGTTCTCGCTGTACAACTCGCCCTACCGCGCCCACGACGGCGGCTGTGCGATCGACCTCTATCCGGGAACCCTGACGGACGGTCGAACGACCGCCGCACCCAGTCCCGTCTCCGGCACCGTTCGCGAGACGAAGACCGTCCGGGCGCCGCCGAAATCCTACGCGCCCGAGCACGACTACCTGATTCTCGTCGACTGCGAGGGCCCGGCAGGACTCGAGGGACTGACGGCCCGCGTGTTGCACGTCGATCCGGACGTCGAGGCCGGCGACCGGGTCGAAGCCGGTGACTCGCTCGGCACGCTCGTCCGTGCAGGCTTTTTCGCCCCGTGGGTCGACAACCACCTCCACGTCGGCTTTCGCGAACCCGGCCAAAATCCGCACCGGGCGTCGGGGTCGTTACCGGTCGATCCGGGCGTCGAGATCGAACCGCTCGCGTGGGACGGCGCCGGCACGGTCGTCGCGACGGGCGACACGTACGCCGTGCTCGACGCGCCGGCGCATCCCGACCCCGGCAAGACGTTCGTCGGCGTCGAGGCCGACGGCGGTGGAATCCTCGACGGCGGATTGCCACACTACGACGGCGGCGGCCTGCTCGGACCTGACGGGGCGATCGAGGGACCCGTCTCCCTGAACGGAGACCGACTCGGCGTCGTCGACGGTCGGACGATCACCTGGGGCGCCGTGACCGTTACCGCGAACGACGAGCCGATAACCGGGCTGTCGCTGTTCTGCGCTCGCGACGCCGACTTCGGGGCGAAGCTGATCTGTCCGGATCGGGCGTTCTCGGTCGGCGATCGAGTCGACGTATCGATTTACACTGATACGACGATTGCGTAGCGCGCAAATGCTCGTCAGAACTGGCGTACCTTCGTGAGTCGATGATTGTCTATCTGTCGTTAGCACGATATTATTATCGAGGGAGACGTAGTCGGGAGCCACGCGGATGGTCGTTATCCTCCGGTTCCAAACCCCCGTCGGAAACTCCGAACTCGGCAGTGCGCTTCGAGTGGAGAGCGGGAGCGCCGTCGAACTCGAGACGCTCGTACCGAGCAGGAAGCGGTCGATTCCGTTTTTCTGGATCCACGCTGCACCACCGGAGTCGATCGTCGACTCGCTCCGGGATCACGAGTCGGTCGAGAGCGTCGAGATCGTCGATCGAATCGACGACGCGACGCTCGTCGCGGTAGAGTGGGTTCCCGAATCGGATACCGTGTTTCGGGATATCGAGGTGTGTGACGGGCAGATCCTGCGAGCAGTCTGCCAGAAGGGGTACTGGGAGTTCGACGTTCGATTCGCCGAACACGATAACCTCTCGGCGTTCAGAGACCGTTGTGAACGTGACGACGTCGCTATTCACGTCCAGCGAATCTACCACGGCACCGACCCGGGCGAAGATCCGCGGTTCGGCCTGACGACCCCCCAGCGGGAGGCGCTGGCGCTCGCGGTCGAACGGGGCTATTACGATATCCCGCGACGGTGTTCGACGGCCGAGTTGGCCGCGGAACTCGGCATCTCGGGCCAGGCGATGACCGAACGCCTTCGACGGGCGATTGCGAACCTCTCTCGATATACGGTGCTCGCCTCGCGGTCGACGACCGACCGGTGAGACCCATGGTCTATCAGGTCCTCGGATTACCTGAATAGCCGCCGTACTTTCGACTGAGATGAGCACCGGAAGCATCGACAATGACCCTGATGAACCCGGCAGGGAGGACGATCGTGATCGCTCTCACGGCAACGAACTCTACATGATGACCGGTGGAACGTACGTCCTCTGTAGCGTCGACTCGTCCTCGACGCAGTGGATCGAAGTTAATTCGGTCGTCGACCTCGACGAATGGCGATGAACGGTCAGTGGCTGACGTAGCACGCCAATCGATGGGCGTCGCTTCCCGTTCGTGAGCCGCCCTCGAAAAACGGCGTCAGTCTGCGGCCCGCTCCGCTTCGGGTTCTGTCTCGGGATCGGGATCGCTGTCCAACTTCGAGGCGGTTCGCATCTCGTCGAGTTCTCGTTCGACCTGGACGCGTCCTTTCTGGAATTCACCCATGGACTCGCCGGCAGCGCGGGCGAGTCCGGGGAGCTTCGCCGAACCGAACAGCAGGACGGCGATGAAGAAGATGATGAGCAGTTCGGGCCCACCAGGCATCATGAATAGCGGTACTGTGGAACTCATCGCGAGCGAGAGTACGCCTTGGGAGGAGTTAAACTAGAAACCTGAGGCGGCCAGTACCGGACGGTGAACCGACCGCGCGGCGATTTCTCGGCGCTCTGTACAGCAACGCTCGAGCGGCCAACGAATACGAGCCGCGTCCAGACCGTGTGCTGAAACGTGTACGCTGATCACTCCCGCAGCGTCTCGCCGTCGACCACTCGACCGAAAAACAACGGCGTCTCCGTCGGTCGATCCCGAATATAAAACAGGAACGGTCGATCGACGGCCAGCTCGACCTGCTCCGCCGGCGCGCTCTCGTCCATCGCGACGGCCGTCGCGGCGGCGGCTTCGGTCCCTTCTTCGTCGACCTCGAGGAAGCTCTCGTGGACGATGTCGCTGATGAACAGGCCGCTCGAATCCCCTTCAACCATCCCGCTGAAGTCCGCGCCGCCTCCGAAGGCTCGCTCCATGCCGAGTTTCTGCATGACTTCGACGAGGCTGACCGTCGACTCGATGCCGAACTTCGGAAGCGCGAGGTCGACCTCCGGACGGGTGGTCTCCTCGAGCATGGTCGCCAGCCGATCGACCGAGAACGACTCCTCGAACGACTCGAACTCGCCCTCAGCCGGGAGAACGACGACCATGCTCGTGTCGTCGTTGGCGTACGGGAGCTCGACGAGCTGGTGGTCGTCGACGTCGGCGTAGCGCAACTCCTCGCGCTGGTGCATCATCTCGACTTCGGTCTCGCTCCCGTCGAGGCTCGCGAACGGCTCCGGCGTGGTATCGGCCGAGTCGAAGTCGTGTTTCCAGGCGGCGAGGAAGTACACCGCGTTCGTCAGGACGAGTCTGGTCGACTCGCTGATCGTGCTCTCGGGTAGCAGGTCCTCGATACGGTCGTCGGTCCGCTCCTCGACCCACGCGTTAATCTCCTGGCGTGCCGCTTCCGGACTGCCCGAGAAGTCGACGAGGCGTTCGCCGGCTTCGTAATAGAGTTCGAGCAACTCGAGGTACTCCTCCTCGAGCGCGAACCCGTCGTCGACCCAGACCGCGTTCGCACTCGAGAGTTCGAAGCCGAGTTCGTCCTCGTCGGTCTCGTTGTCGTCCGTACCGTACGGGTCGTCCACCTCCGCACCGTCTTCGTTTCGGCGCTCGAACTCCGCCTCGAGCGCGCCGAACGCCCCGTGAATCTCGTCGTCCTCGAGTTCGTATCGTAGGGCGTCGGCCATCTCCGTCGCCGTCTCGCCGCGGGCGCCGGCGTAGGTCATCGCCAGCGCGACGGAGACGCTGTACGGCGAGAAGAACAGGTTCTCGTCGGGCCCCTCGGCCCGAAGCTGCTCGAGGAGGTCGAGCGAGAAGGCGACGTTCTCGCGGATCTGTTCGGCGAGCAGGGCGTCCTCGAGGTCGGGATCGGTCACGAACCCGAGTTCCGGAAAGTCGCCGTCGTACTCGTCGGTCGGTTCGGTTCCGTTCGAATCGCCGTTCGACGTCGGGTCGTCGTCCGTGCCGGTACAGCCGGCCATCCCCGCGAGGAGGGCGCCGGAGAGCGCGAGAACAGTTCGTCGATCGGTCGACATGTGACTATCTCCCTCGAGCGCCTGTAAACGCTTTCTGGAGACTGAAACGCCGCTTTGAGCTTGATCGATCGTCGTACTCGATCGGCCGTCGCACTCGAACGGCCGTACTATCCGTGACGGTCGCGGTGTCGCTCCTTCGCGTTCTGATAGGCCTGGTCTTCACGGACTCGCTCCCAGTAGGACTCGAAGACCAGCGCCGCCGCACGCTTTTCGTCGTCGGCCCACTGCTTCGCCTCGCGTTCGCTCCCGTCGCTCGCGGACGCCGTCCGCTCGCCATCCGAGGCGCTGTGCGCCTCGCTCTCGTCGTACTTTCGCCCGCCAGGATACTTCGCGTAGCGCATGGCTCGAGTGTACCCCATCTGAAGGTACTTCCGGGCCATATCCATCCCCGGGAACTCGTCGTTCTCGCGGTACCGTTCGTACCGCTCGTAGATCGCTTCGGCCGACTCCTCGGCGCTCCCCTCGTCCGCGTACGACCACAGCGGCAGCAGTTCGCTCTTGTACGGTTCGACTTTGAACACGCCTTCCTCGCCGCGGCCGATCTCGTACTCGTCGGGGTTCTCGCGGAAGTCGGTGTCGTACTCTGGCCCCTCGGAGCCCTCAGACACGGCGATCACCGGACTTCTCGCGCGTGGTCGAACGCTGGTCCATACGAAACGGACGCCCTCGAGGCGAATGAACCTTCGACAACGGGTAACTCGTGAAACACAGCGATAAAGAGCGTCGCTGGTGGACGAGTGAGCATGAGCGACGATTCACCGGCCTCGGTCGAGGACGTCGACGACATCGCGCAGTTCCTCCAGAACTACATCGACGAGTACCACGAGTTCCTCTCGTGGATCGGGACGAGCGTCGACGACGTCGACAACGGGACGATGACGCTGTCGATCCCCTACGACGAGAAACTGACGAACATTCGGCCCCACGCCGGCGAGGATCAGCGACCCGACATCCACGGCGGGATCGCCGCCACCCTCATCGACACCGTCGGCGGATTCGCCATCCAGACGGATCTCGAGGATCCGCTCTCGACGGGCGTTGCGACGATCAACCTCAACGTCAACTACCTCCGGCCGGCGACGGGCGACCTCGAGGCGACGGCGGAGGTCGTCCGCGTGGGCTCGACCGTCGGCGTCAGCGAGGTCACCGTCGAGAGCACGACGCCGGACGGCGAGACGAAGGCGGTCGCGACCGGACAGGGATCGTATCGGATCTTCCGCACCGACTGAGGAGCGTCCGCTTCCGAGCGGGCACCCTCAGTCGAACGGTCGTTCGGAATCGGTTCGCGGTGGCTCGTCGTCCGGAACGGCATCCTCGCTGGCTCGAGACGCGCGGCGAAGCCGCCAGTGAAGATAGAGTCCGACTGCTCCAACGACGAGGAAGTAGAGGTAGATCGCCGTTTCCACGGAGGCGGGGACCGGGTCGAGCATCAGTGGAAACCTTGGTCCTGTTGCTCATACGGGTCCGCCTTCACAGTGACACGCTCTTTATATCGGGACGCCGGCTGTGACGAACCGATCGTGGTCTCGACTGTCGCTACCGTCCCGTGTCGTCGCTGGAGGAGAGCATCCAGTACCGGACGCCGAGATACGCGATGACGAGGCCGAACGTGACGGCGAACAGGAGCGCGCCGTCGGACACCGCGTACACCAGGGCGAGCGCGTTCAGTCCCACGCCGAGAAGGTATATCGAGCGGAGTCGGCGGTCGTTCACGGGTGTCCACGCTCCTCGGACCGATCGCGACCGGCGGCCGTTCGCGTTCGTCGACCGGTCGGACTCCGGCCGGTCGTCTGCGCTCGTTCGAGTTCCCGTTCCCGCCGTCTCGTTTGGACCATCACGGTGGAGCGTTGGGGGCCGTTCCCGAAAAACGCGTTCGGTTCGCGACCACGTTCCCGGCCGATGACGCGACCGACGACTGCCCGAGTCCACTCCCGTCGTGGTGCCGGGCGAATCCGCGCCGACCCGACGTTACTCGGACTCGAACGTGAGGTCGTCGCCATCGACGACTTCGCCGAACAGCCACTCGGCGTGCTCCAGGGCGTACTCGCGGTGTTCGTCTTCGATCGCGCCGATGTGGTCCTCGACCAGGATCGGCCGGAAGTCCCGAAGCCCGGCGCTGCCGCCGGTGTGGAGCACGCAGACGTTCGCGAGGGTGCCGCAGATGACCAGATCGCGGATGCCGCGGGCGTTCAACCACCCTTCGAGTTCGGTGTTGTAGAACGCGTCGTAGGTGTGTTTCTCGACGACGTGGTCTTCCTCCCGGACGTCGAGTTCCTCGACGATCTCGGCCTCCCAGGAGCCCTCGAGGACGTGTTCGCCCCACTGCTCGAACTCGTCGTAGTAGTAGGCCTCGTCGAACTGCTCGGGCGGGTGGACGTCCCGCGTGAAGATCACCTGCGTGTCGGTCTCGCGAGCCCGATCGACGAGGTTGGCGACCGGCTCGATCGCCTCCTCGCTGCCCGGCGCGTACAGCGTGCCGTCGGAGTGGCAGAAGCCGTTCTGCATGTCGACGACCATGAGGGCCGTGTTCGATGGCTCGAGGTGCATGTGTACCCGTAGGAACTCCGTCGCAAAAACGTTCTTGCGGTCGCTACCCGACCGGCGTCCTTTTTGTCCTCGCTTTCTTACTGGTAGTTATCACGGACAAATGAACGTAACGCGAACACGCCTGCTCGTCGTCCTCGTCGCGGTGGCGGCGATGCTGTCCCTCGTGGCGGTCGGCGGTGCCGTTCCGGGAGTCCTCTCGGACGGGTCGACCGGTGTCGAGGGCGGCGAGATGGCCGCTGCCGATCGTCCGAGCGATCCCACTACCGAGGACACCGTCGGCTACGTCGAAGGGTACTGGCACGACGACGAACTCGACGTCGACGACCGCGACGACGCCGTCGTCGAGGACGACGAACTCGAGGCGGTCGTCTACCGCTCGATGGCCCGCGTCGAGGAAATTCGCGGGCTGACGTTCGACGACGAGGTCTCGGTCGAGGTCATCTCGCGCGAGGAGTTCCAGGAGCAAAACGACGGCCTCTTCACCGACGCCGACGACCGACTGCAGTTAAACGTCAACAAGGAGGCGCTGTTCGCGGTCGATCGGAGCACCGACGCCACCGACGAACGGAGGGAACTCTACGGCGGCTCCGTCGCCGGCTACTACGAGCCGGGACCCGGTCAGATCGTTATCGTCTCCGACAGCCCGGAGACTCCCGAATTGGACGAGGTCATCCTCGGTCACGAACTGCTCCACGCCCTCCAGGACCAGCAGTTCGACCTGACGAGTTACGATCGGGAGACGGTCGACCAGAACAACGCCAAGAACGGTCTCATCGAGGGTGACGCCGTCCGGGTCGAGACCGAGTACGAGGAGCGCTGCGCCGGCGAGTGGGACTGCGCCCTCCCCGACGACGCGACGACGGCGCTGCCGGAACTCAACTGGGTCCTCTACACGATCATCTTCCAGCCGTACAACGACGGTCCCGACTACGTCGACCACCTGCGCGAAGGGGACGACTGGGACGCCGTCGACGCGGCCTACGACGACCCGCCGGACAGTAGCTCCGAGGTGATTCGGCCCGGCGAGGATCGCGACCCCGTCACCATCGAGGTCGAGGATCGCTCGAACGACGAGTGGCGCCAGTTCGAGGTCGGTGGCGAGGTCGCGAGCGAGACGTACGGCGAGGCGGGGATGGTCGCGATGTTCGCCGGGGACGCACACGACCGGAACCAGCCCTCGGTGATCGACAGGGACGAGTTCTTCGCCGAGGACCTGCAGGGGTACGACTACGACCAGCCGTACACCGACGGCTGGGCCGGCGACGAACTGGTCACGTACGTCACCGACGAGGCGACCGAGACCGACGATCCGGCGGCAGCGGCCGAACACGCCGGCTACGTCTGGCAGACCGAGTGGACCTCGAGCGAGGATAGCCAGCAGTTCGTCGACGGCTACCTGCAGTTGCTCGACCTCCACGACGCCGAGGCCGTCGACGGTCACCGGGACACGTACGTGATCGACGACGAGTACCCCGGCGCCTACCACGTCGACCGTGACGGCGAGACGGTGACGATCGTTCGCGCGCCGTCGGTCGACGAACTCCCGAACGTCGACTCCGGCGCCGCACCCGAGGGCGAAGACACGCTCGAGATCGAAGAGACCGATCCGAAGGCGTCCGACGACGGCGCCGGGGACGAGTCCGATGGCGGGAGCGACACGATCCCCGGCTTCGGCGTTCCCGCAGCGGTCGCGGCGGTTTCGATCGCAGTTCTCGCGATCGGCGTTCGGAACGCTGGTCGGAAGCGGCCCTGACCGTCACCCGGTCGACGAACCTTTGCTTCTCCCCTCGAATGCGTGCCACTGATGCGTCGAGTCACGCTGTTCGCGGTCGTCTTCATCGTCGTGCTGTCGGGGTGTACGCTGCCTGCCTCACCCGATCGATTCGATACCGACCGTGATCTCGGACACGTCGGCGACTACACCGCTGACGACACCTTCGAGTTCGACGACCGGACACATCTCACCGAGTCGCAACTCGAGGCCGTCGCGTACCGATCGATGGCCCGTATCGAGGTTCTCCGCGGGCTGAAGTTCGAACACGACGTCGAGGTCGAGGTGATCAGTCGGGCGGAGTACCGCGAGCAGCGTGGCGGCCGCTCGAACGCGTCCGCGTTCAGGAACGAACTCTGGCGCGGTGCGTTCGTCGTCGACGGCGAGACGGACGTCAACAGTGCACTCGACGACCTCTACGGCGAATCCGTCCGAGGTTACTACGCTAACGATCGGATCGTCCTCGTCGCCGACGACACCAGCGAGATCCGGATCGATCGCGGGACCCTGGTCCACGAACTGGTCCACGCCCTCCAGGACCAGCACTTCGGCCTCGAGCGACGCGGAAGCACGATCGACGAACGACGGGCCGAACTCGGCGTGCTCGAGGGCGAGGCGAACTACGTCCCACACCTGTACGAACAGCGCTGCGGCGAGGCGTGGCAGTGTATTCCCGATTACGAGCAGCCGGTCCCCGAACCCGACGATCGACCGTTCAACCCCGCGCTCTTCCTCTCGATCTACGCGCCGTACGCCGAGGGGCCGTCGTTCGTCGCCCACCTTCACGAGACCGGCGACTGGGACGCCGTCGACCGCGCCCACGACGACCGTCCGGCGAGCACCTCGCAGTTGATCCATCCAGAACGGTATCCCGACGCCGAACCGGTCGCCGTCGACGTCGCCGACCGCTCGAGCGACGACTGGGAACCGTACGCGGGTGGCGACGGCGAGCCGCGGACGGAGACGGTCGGCGAGGCGACGCTGTTCGCGACCCTCTGGGCGAACGGTGTGCTCGACCGGTCGCTCACGGAGGGCGGGACCGAGCTGGCGCCGTACAACTACTCGCATTCCACGACCGAGGGATGGGCCGGCGACACGTTCCGGGCGTATCACGACGAGGACGACCGGACGGCCCACGTCTGGGCGCTCGCCTGGGAGAGCGAGGAGGACGCCGAGACCTTCGCCGACGCCTATCGGGAGCTACTCGAGGCGAACGGCGCCGAGCCGGTCGACGACGATTCCGACCGTGTCGAGACCGACGCGGAGACGGTCGACAACGGTACCGACGTCTACCGGATCGGTGACGACGATCCCTTCGCCGGTGCCTATCGCATCACCGTGACGAACGAGAGGGTCGAGATCGTCGGTGCTCCGGCTGTCGACGAACTCGAGGCGGTACACGCCGCCGCGGACGATATCGAGACCGTGCACGGAACCGAGCCGGCCGTACTCGGGTCCGCCGACACCGCCGAACCATCGTCGCCAGCGGCGCCGATCCGACCCTCGACCAGTTCCGCGCTGTGGGCCGAGAGCGCGCCGGCAGACGGGTAGCTTATTTGGTCCCCGACTGAAACCGACGGTATGACGAACCCGTTCGGAACCGTCTCGTCCGAGGCGATCCTCGAGGGGACCGCGACGGACGCGTACTTCGAGCGCACGCACACGACGCTCGAGCACGCGGGCAAGGATCCCCACGTGGTCGCCGAGGTGACCGCCGATCAGTTTCCCACCGGCTCCTTCGACGTCTTCACCGGCGTCGAGGACGTCGCGACGCTGTTCGAGGGTCGCGACGTCGACGTCGACGCGCTTCCCGACGGCCAACTGTTCGACGGCGGCCCCGTCCTTCGGATCGAGGGGTCGTACCTCGAGTTCGCCGAACTCGAAACCTCGCTGCTCGGCTTCCTCTCGCAGCCGAGCGGCTTCGCGACGGCCGCACTCGAGGCGCGACTCGCGGCGCCCGACGCGACGGTTCTCTCGTTCGGAGCGCGCCACGTCCACCCCGCGATCACGGCGACGGTCGAGCGCGCCGCGCTGCTCGCGGGTCTCGACGGTTTCTCGCACGTCGCCGCGGGCGAGATTCTGGGCCGGGAGCCCGGCGGCACGATGCCCCACGCGCTCATGTTCTGCTTCGGCGAGGGGAATCAGTCCGAGGCCTGGCGGGCGTTCGACGAGGCCGTCCCCGAAGATGTCCCGCGGATCGCGCTCGTCGACACCTTCTGGGACGAGAAAAGTGAGAGTCTGCTGGCCGCCGAGACGCTCGGCGAGGACCTCGATGGCGTTCGCATCGACACCACGAGCTCCCGTCGCGGCGACTTCCGTCACATCATCCGCGAGGTGCGCTGGGAACTCGACGCCCGCGGCTACGAGGACGTCGACATCTTCTGTAGCGGCGGTCTCGGTCCCGACAACATTCGGCGCTTGCGGGACGTCGCGGACGGCTTCGGCGTCGGCAGCCACATCACCGAGGCCGATTCGATCGACTTCAGTCTCGACATCGTCGAGATCGGCGAGGGATCGGAAGAGTCCTCGAGCAGCCGGACGCAGTCCGGCGACGAGGGCGAACCGATCTCCAAGCGCGGCAAACTCTCCGGCGTGAAGGAGGTGTACCGCACCCCCGACGGCGGCCACCACGTCGCGCTCGCCGATCGAGCGGGTCCGGACGACGGCGAGGCGCTGCTCGAGCCGCTGGTGCGGGACGGCGAGATCGTTCGAGAGTCCGACCTCGAGGCCGCGAGCGAGCGCTGTCTGGCGGACGCCGAGGCGGTCGAGTTCGGCATCGAGTAGTCCGGAGACCGGATACTCGAAACGGTTCGACCCCGGAACTGGTCAGCACGGCTCCGTTTCGTCCGGAGGCGACTGACTCTCCGACCGAACTCGCGAACTGCCCGTTTTTGAGAATTGTCGCGTTACTCGTCCCGGCAACGTACGGTGGTGCCGTCGCTACGAGCGCTCTGTTCGCGTTCGGACCGGCCTGGCGGTTCGCTGTACACGTGGTTGTCTCGCTCACCGCGCTCTGGATCGCACGTCAGTTACTGTTCGAGGCGCTCGACGTCTTCCAGCCGGCTCGAAGAAAACGACTGACCAATCCGGGTATCCGTGGGTACAACCGGTACTGCTCGTCTGGTCCGCGATCGACAGCCTGACGCCGGTGAGCGACGAATAGGTGTGACGAACCCCGAGGTCAGAGCTCTTCGATGCTGCCGTCGGCTTCTCGCTCGCGGAAGACCTGTCCTTCGAAGAGCGTGACGACGACGTCGTCGTTCTGCCAGGCTCCCGGGGCGAGCTTCGCCTTCCGGCAGGTTCGATCGAGATACTCGCGGGCGCTCCAGCCGTTCTGGACGGGGACGGTCGGGTAGAGCCATCCACCCTCGCCGCCGTCGATGGCGACGCCGTGGGTACCGAGTTCGAGATCCGCCAGCGGATCGTCGGTGAGCACGACGCTCTTGACACCACAAACGGAGACGGTGAGGTTCTGTAGCTCCGAGGGACTGACTTCGGATCCGCAGGAGTCCTCGCTCGCTGCCTCGATCGCTGCGTCGACGATAACGTGTCCGAACTGGTCGTCCGAGCGGTAGCCGCCGGCACAGCCGCGCAGGCTGCCGCGGCCGCGGGTGGACTCGAGGCGAACGAACGCGCCGGTCCGCTCGTAGAACGCTTCTCGCATGCTGCCCGGTTGTTCTCGCTGTCCGTGTTGCACGTAGGATTCGACGGATTCGCGCGCGAGTTCGACGGCGCGCACTCCGTCTTCGTAGGAAAGGTCGACGCCGTGTCGCTGGGACATACAGATACACATGGTGATTCTCGTCCTAAAGCGCTTCCATTCGATCCGATCGGTGAACAGTCGCGCGACCGCGGGACTTATTCGGCTTCCACTCGTACAGTAAACTGGGAGAGAGAGCCTGGCTGCCGCGATGGTTGCGCCGGCGACGGCGGAACCACTCCACGTTGGTCACCCCTCCGGGTTGCCAACGCTCCTAACGTGGCCCACCTCTTCGAGATGTGCCACGCTCGCGAGGAAAGTCCCCCCACCTGTTCGGGCAGGTGACCGGACGCAAGTCCGGAGCGGGAGACCGCTGGCTCTGGAACAGAAACGACACGTCTCGGCCCGACCGATGATGCGCGCGAACCCGACCGAGAGGAAGGGGAGATAACCCGCAGAGGACGTGCGGTCGAAGAAACGTGGTTCAAACCCGCGGGTCACGCGTGGCGTGACCGACCGCACACAGACGGCCGAGGATCGATGGAACGGCGAACCCTCACCGGTGCAAGTCCGCGCCGTGGTAGCCCGAACGCCCCGCGGCCTCGCCGCGGACGGCGCGGACGCTCAGCCGAATGCCGGGACGAACAGAAGGGGGCTTACTCCTCTCACCCAGTTTTCGTACTCGAGTACCAACTACTGACGGCGTTCTCCGTCTCGACTCCACCGCCTCTCAGGAGTCGAAATCGTCGACGACTCGGTCCGCACAGCCGGCCGGCCGGTCGTGACGGAAGTACTCGCAGTGGCCCGGGACGGAGTCGGTGACGTCGACGTCCGCGTAGTCGTCCGGCGTCGGGCCATCCGAGAACCAGCCGCCGCAGTCGGCGCCCGCACAACCCAATCCGCTCTCGATGGTACTGAACTCGTAGAGAACGCAGACGGTGTCGTCGTCGCGGGAGTGATAGCTGTAAACGTCCGCGGCCGAGTCGCGGATTCCGTCCGCGAAGCGACCGTCCTCGCAGACGGAGTCGTCCTCGACTGCAGCGCCGAGCAGCGACGCGGTGTCGACGACGACGTCGCCCGCGAGTTCGTCGAGCGTCTTCAGTAGCAGTCGGCCACCGAGCGAGTGGCCGACGAGGCGAATCGTCGTGCTCGAGTCGTTACCGTACTCCTCGCGGAGCCAGCGACCCAGGCGAACGCCAGCCTCGTCGGCGTTGCTCTCTGCCTCCCAGAAGTTCGGCGAGTCGGAGTCCCACCGCGCCGCGACCATCGTTTCGCGGTAGTCCTCCTCCCGGAGGGCTAACTCGAGCGCGTAC
This DNA window, taken from Natronococcus sp. CG52, encodes the following:
- a CDS encoding helix-turn-helix domain-containing protein; translation: MVVILRFQTPVGNSELGSALRVESGSAVELETLVPSRKRSIPFFWIHAAPPESIVDSLRDHESVESVEIVDRIDDATLVAVEWVPESDTVFRDIEVCDGQILRAVCQKGYWEFDVRFAEHDNLSAFRDRCERDDVAIHVQRIYHGTDPGEDPRFGLTTPQREALALAVERGYYDIPRRCSTAELAAELGISGQAMTERLRRAIANLSRYTVLASRSTTDR
- a CDS encoding Sec-independent protein translocase subunit TatA/TatB → MSSTVPLFMMPGGPELLIIFFIAVLLFGSAKLPGLARAAGESMGEFQKGRVQVERELDEMRTASKLDSDPDPETEPEAERAAD
- a CDS encoding serpin family protein, which codes for MSTDRRTVLALSGALLAGMAGCTGTDDDPTSNGDSNGTEPTDEYDGDFPELGFVTDPDLEDALLAEQIRENVAFSLDLLEQLRAEGPDENLFFSPYSVSVALAMTYAGARGETATEMADALRYELEDDEIHGAFGALEAEFERRNEDGAEVDDPYGTDDNETDEDELGFELSSANAVWVDDGFALEEEYLELLELYYEAGERLVDFSGSPEAARQEINAWVEERTDDRIEDLLPESTISESTRLVLTNAVYFLAAWKHDFDSADTTPEPFASLDGSETEVEMMHQREELRYADVDDHQLVELPYANDDTSMVVVLPAEGEFESFEESFSVDRLATMLEETTRPEVDLALPKFGIESTVSLVEVMQKLGMERAFGGGADFSGMVEGDSSGLFISDIVHESFLEVDEEGTEAAAATAVAMDESAPAEQVELAVDRPFLFYIRDRPTETPLFFGRVVDGETLRE
- a CDS encoding DUF4385 domain-containing protein, with amino-acid sequence MIAVSEGSEGPEYDTDFRENPDEYEIGRGEEGVFKVEPYKSELLPLWSYADEGSAEESAEAIYERYERYRENDEFPGMDMARKYLQMGYTRAMRYAKYPGGRKYDESEAHSASDGERTASASDGSEREAKQWADDEKRAAALVFESYWERVREDQAYQNAKERHRDRHG
- a CDS encoding PaaI family thioesterase, coding for MSDDSPASVEDVDDIAQFLQNYIDEYHEFLSWIGTSVDDVDNGTMTLSIPYDEKLTNIRPHAGEDQRPDIHGGIAATLIDTVGGFAIQTDLEDPLSTGVATINLNVNYLRPATGDLEATAEVVRVGSTVGVSEVTVESTTPDGETKAVATGQGSYRIFRTD
- a CDS encoding cysteine hydrolase family protein is translated as MHLEPSNTALMVVDMQNGFCHSDGTLYAPGSEEAIEPVANLVDRARETDTQVIFTRDVHPPEQFDEAYYYDEFEQWGEHVLEGSWEAEIVEELDVREEDHVVEKHTYDAFYNTELEGWLNARGIRDLVICGTLANVCVLHTGGSAGLRDFRPILVEDHIGAIEDEHREYALEHAEWLFGEVVDGDDLTFESE
- a CDS encoding Hvo_1808 family surface protein, producing MNVTRTRLLVVLVAVAAMLSLVAVGGAVPGVLSDGSTGVEGGEMAAADRPSDPTTEDTVGYVEGYWHDDELDVDDRDDAVVEDDELEAVVYRSMARVEEIRGLTFDDEVSVEVISREEFQEQNDGLFTDADDRLQLNVNKEALFAVDRSTDATDERRELYGGSVAGYYEPGPGQIVIVSDSPETPELDEVILGHELLHALQDQQFDLTSYDRETVDQNNAKNGLIEGDAVRVETEYEERCAGEWDCALPDDATTALPELNWVLYTIIFQPYNDGPDYVDHLREGDDWDAVDAAYDDPPDSSSEVIRPGEDRDPVTIEVEDRSNDEWRQFEVGGEVASETYGEAGMVAMFAGDAHDRNQPSVIDRDEFFAEDLQGYDYDQPYTDGWAGDELVTYVTDEATETDDPAAAAEHAGYVWQTEWTSSEDSQQFVDGYLQLLDLHDAEAVDGHRDTYVIDDEYPGAYHVDRDGETVTIVRAPSVDELPNVDSGAAPEGEDTLEIEETDPKASDDGAGDESDGGSDTIPGFGVPAAVAAVSIAVLAIGVRNAGRKRP